One segment of Pyricularia oryzae 70-15 chromosome 3, whole genome shotgun sequence DNA contains the following:
- a CDS encoding tRNA (cytosine-5-)-methyltransferase NCL1 — protein sequence MGRSNRKNKRGGGPNGHFDGRRRHDTATNNRYNYANLPKENEKLQKFYDELLQLPEEERAEFWTAYQRELPNSFRFCGSKGHASEVMKLMETRYIPEITEIAYEGQPVDPPKAVPWYPDLLAWWMTTPKNVVRKFPPFAKFQKFLVSETSVGNISRQEVVSMIPPLVLDVKPGMTVLDMCAAPGSKASQLLEMIHVGEEARISNFMKNFSGDQSADTAPTVEDGADLEVDAGDDGRATGMLIANDAEYKRCHMLVHQLKRLSSPNLIVTNHDATLYPSIRIPSSDPNTNAYLKFDRILADVPCSGDGTLRKNVNLWREWVPGSALGLHLTQTRILVRALQMLKVGGKMVYSTCSMNPVENESVINAAIDRCGGLNNVDILDSSDKLPGLKRRPGMKTWKVMDKSGRVWNNWEEVEGQLEVKDGKSLTGKLSKTMFPSGTDLPLERCMRIYPHLQDTGGFFIVVLQKKAEFKAKPETDLAGTTPANGETTASTPNVTEGKRPREDEDIEGQAASKKPKTEASEQPAASEDVNMIDQPKEESTAPAETNVAETVQQEEPEAKETATSSESQVSKPVPNQNTPVNQGKKKKEGPYEEPFKYLPADHSVIKSVKDFYKFSDRFPLDRFMVRNAMGEPAKAIYYTSELVRDILVANEGRGVRFVHGGVKMFMKQDAPSAEVCGWRIQSEGMRILHGYVGPERIIYLNKKETLRKLLIEMFPKLADGGWKSLGEVGEAALKIGLGCCVLRIEPGPEDQDMERMALPLWKSFHSVNLMLPKEDRSAMLLRIFNETAVLLNLGLSKDKAEAGKEEEGDAATNDENSEVKEESVVADVEEESKEEAQDTEEGGAKLETAEEPIKAESSNA from the exons ATGGGTAGAAGTAACCGCAAAAAT AAGCGTGGGGGTGGCCCCAATGGCCACTTCGATGGCAGGCGCCGTCACGATACGGCCACCAACAACCGATACAACTATGCCAACCTGCCCAAGGAGAACGAGAAGCTCCAAAAGTTCTACGATGAGCTTCTCCAGCTCCCCGAGGAGGAGCGGGCCGAGTTCTGGACCGCTTATCAGCGGGAGCTCCCCAACAGCTTCCGCTTTTGTGGCTCCAAGGGCCATGCCTCCGAAGTCATGAAGCTCATGGAGACGAGATACATACCCGAAATCACAGAGATTGCCTACGAGGGACAACCTGTCGACCCGCCCAAGGCCGTCCCGTGGTACCCTGATCTTTTGGCTTGGTGGATGACCACGCCCAAGAATGTGGTGCGCAAGTTCCCGCCATTCGCCAAGTTCCAGAAATTCCTCGTCTCTGAGACGAGCGTCGGAAACATCAGTCGCCAAGAGGTTGTCAGTATGATTCCACCGCTGGTGCTGGATGTCAAGCCTGGAATGACTGTGCTTGATATGTGCGCTGCTCCTGGAAGCAAGGCATCGCAGCTGCTCGAGATGATTCACGTCGGCGAGGAGGCCAGGATATCCAACTTTATGAAGAACTTCTCCGGCGACCAATCCGCCGACACTGCTCCGACTGTCGAGGATGGAGCAGACCTGGAAGTTGACGCAGGAGACGATGGCCGTGCGACTGGCATGCTCATTGCCAACGACGCCGAGTACAAGCGGTGCCACATGCTGGTACATCAGCTCAAGCGCCTCTCTTCGCCTAACCTAATTGTCACAAATCATGACGCTACACTTTACCCCTCGATTCGTATCCCCAGCAGCGACCCCAACACCAACGCGTACCTCAAGTTCGATCGAATCCTGGCCGATGTTCCTTGCTCCGGCGACGGTACCCTCCGGAAGAACGTCAATTTGTGGAGGGAGTGGGTTCCTGGCAGCGCCCTGGGTCTGCATCTGACGCAAACGAGAATTCTTGTTCGTGCCTTGCAGATGCTCAAGGTTGGCGGCAAGATGGTGTACTCGACTTGCAGTATGAATCCTGTTGAGAATGAGTCGGTCATCAACGCAGCCATTGATCGCTGTGGCGGACTCAACAACGTTGATATCCTTGACAGCAGTGACAAGCTCCCCGGGCTCAAGCGGAGGCCTGGTATGAAGACCTGGAAGGTGATGGACAAATCGGGACGGGTCTGGAACAACTGGGAGGAGGTTGAGGGTCAGCTGGAGGTCAAGGATGGCAAATCCCTGACTGGCAAGCTCTCCAAGACCATGTTTCCTTCCGGTACCGACCTCCCGCTTGAGCGTTGCATGAGGATATATCCTCACCTGCAAGACACGGGCGGTTTTTTCATTGTGGTATTACAGAAAAAGGCCGAGTTCAAGGCAAAGCCCGAAACCGATCTTGCTGGCACGACTCCTGCGAATGGTGAGACTACAGCCTCAACACCCAACGTCACAGAGGGTAAGCGCCCGAGGGAAGATGAGGATATTGAAGGGCAGGCAGCCTCCAAGAAACCAAAGACCGAGGCCAGTGAGCAGCCCGCAGCGTCTGAGGATGTCAACATGATCGACCAGCCGAAGGAAGAAAGCACTGCTCCCGCGGAAACCAACGTTGCAGAAACGGTACAGCAGGAAGAGCCTGAAGCCAAGGAAACTGCCACCTCTTCAGAGTCGCAGGTGTCGAAACCTGTTCCAAACCAAAATACCCCAGTCAACCaaggcaagaagaagaaggagggcCCTTACGAGGAGCCTTTCAAGTATCTCCCTGCGGACCACTCGGTGATCAAATCCGTTAAAGATTTTTACAAGTTCTCGGACCGTTTCCCGCTAGACCGTTTCATGGTTCGCAATGCCATGGGCGAGCCAGCAAAGGCCATATACTACACGTCAGAGCTAGTCCGGGACATTCTGGTTGCCAACGAGGGGCGAGGTGTTCGTTTTGTACACGGTGGTGTCAAGATGTTCATGAAGCAGGATGCTCCCTCAGCTGAGGTTTGCGGATGGCGCATTCAGTCAGAGGGTATGCGTATCCTACACGGCTACGTTGGGCCCGAGAGGATCATCTACTTGAACAAGAAGGAAACCTTGCGTAAGCTCTTGATCGAAATGTTCCCCAAGCTGGCTGATGGCGGCTGGAAGAGCCTCGGCGAGGTTGGAGAAGCAGCGTTGAAGATTGGTCTGGGTTGCTGTGTGCTTCGAATCGAGCCGGGCCCCGAGGATCAGGACATGGAGCGGATGGCCTTGCCGCTGTGGAAGAGCTTCCACTCGGTAAACCTGATGCTTCCCAAGGAGGACCGCTCTGCGATGTTGTTGAGGATCTTCAACGAGACCGCAGTCTTGCTGAACCTTGGTCTTTCGAAAGACAAGGCCGAAGCAGGCAAGGAGGAAGAGGGAGACGCAGCCACGAATGATGAGAACAGCGAGGTTAAGGAGGAGTCTGTCGTGGCTGATGTTGAGGAAGAATCTAAAGAAGAGGCTCAGGACACTGAGGAGGGTGGCGCCAAACTCGAGACAGCCGAAGAGCCAATCAAGGCCGAGTCCAGTAATGCTTGA